The Gigantopelta aegis isolate Gae_Host chromosome 3, Gae_host_genome, whole genome shotgun sequence genome segment CCTGTATTACTTCTTCACTGGGTTACTTCCCTTTGAATACTATAATGGAAATGTAGAACAAGTTTACCAACAAAAAATAACAGTTTACAAtgataattattacatgtattgcaAGTTCTGTAGTATTCTAGAGCTGCTGACCCTGATAATGATAGGGCATtgtaaaaagaacaaaaacctAACATTTACGGCTTTTCAATATTGCAGCTTTTTTGTCACTaatttatacaatatttatgacattttgctaaaaaaaatcaattctgACAGAGACAATGTTTTGGATCATCTTGGTTCATGATTGAAGATTTGTAGTAGtgcaaaattaattatataagaaacaaaaacaatatatctCTAAAACTCAGGTcagcaaaataaattaaaattacaaaaatacattaaaaaacaattacatgtacatggatCTCAGGAAAAGTAAAGAAATTCCTGGGATTAATAATCAACAAAGACGAGGAAAACAAATGTACAATAATTAGTACAAATATCTGCCATTGTGGATACTATTTGCTGACTAGCACTTTCTACTGTTTGAATTACAAATAAGAAATAACACATACATCTATTTTATGCCTGGAACGTATGATCATCgataaaaatattcaacaatGCATGCCATTCATAATTCATAACATGTTCATTCAAAGACTATTGTTATCTTGAATACAAACTTCTGACACGTCTGTCCGTAATAGTATTTACATTTCCGTCGACTCTCGTGTGGTTTCACCACATAGCCCTCGTCCATTAAATCAGTCTCCAGACACTTGATCAGCATTTCCTCGGATGCCGTCGAATCCCAGGGTCCTATAGTCACGTGGGCCTGCTCCACAATACACCCGTGGTTCGGATTAAAGTTCTGCACCCTGGGGGTGAATTCCTTCCTGAACGCGTGCACGATCACCTCACCGACTTTACTTACCGCCGCATTGGCAATGGCTGTCCGGATAATCTCATCGCGGGTGTTGTTGTAACCTGGGAACTGGGCACGATGCGATTCTTTCACTTGTAACGAGGCGATTTCTGGTTTCAGCTCTAGCTTCTCCGTGAGGCTGTGCAGGCCATAGTATTCTGATTCGCGATACACGGACAACACCATGTCGTTGGGTAGGGAGGGTGCCGTAACGCAGGTATTCGAGGATGTGGCTAAAGACCGTCCCATTGCTGTCTAGAAAGTAGTATCCGTCTTTGTCCTGGTCAACCTGGTAACGGCCGCTGAAGAGCGCCGCCAGCATGGAGTCCGAGTATTTGAGGAGCGTCGAGAGGCGGGTCATGTGCAGGACCCCACCCACGTTCAGGGTAATGATCGGTGGGAATTTGCCGAGCAGGACCGTGTTGTTGTTCTCTCTCGCTGGACACAGCTGCTGGAAAGATAACGGAGAGAACCATGAGTCATAATGACTCACCTTTCAACATAATTGTGTAACTGGTCATGTTAAAACATTATTGGCTGAATTTATGAATttacacaggatagcacataccactggctttgaaataccagtcgtggtgcactgtctggaacgagaaatagcccaatgagcctaccgacggggatcgatcctagaccaatcgagcactttaccactgggttacatcccgccccgtcATAAAGAGATAATAACTGTTAATTGCTCATCGGTTTATCTTCATGAACTACTGCAAACTCTCCCCTATTCCACCTAGTATGATgccttgaatttttttttttttttacaatgcacCATTAGCTTCATAAAGGTGTCCAGGGAAAATATACACAAACAGGACCACTATAGGTTCAAATTTGAACCATTCTCCAGGTCAAGACGCTTTCCAGATGGTTCGTCCTCTGGACGTTTTGTCCACAGCCGATTCGTCCACGTACAATTCGTCCAcccacctcggacaattcgtccactcgattacaatatttagaccaataaatctaaaatgttattttttataatggtcaattattttcgttttgtggtaaactactagtatatgaaacaaactaatttttacTGGCATTTTCAACTTgttattgtctgtctgtgtccattATAGTACTTTATTGATATGCTGCTGTTCAAATTTCTCTTCAACTACAcctataattctgacatactatttagaaaacaaagctagtaactaaactaaaatctcgtcatttatgtcaaaaatccataatgtgacgtcatttgagataaCCAACCAATAAACAAAGATATTATGTCCATTCCGCTAAAAGGTTCCAGCTAAGTTctaaatttaactataaaaattataatggacgaattgtccaagaacaatttttggttgtggacgaatcgtctaGAGTTCAACAGTGGACAAATTTTTAGTGGACGAATTGTTTGTGGACGAAATGTCCAGAGGACGAATAATCTGCATCCCGTCCAGACCAGgcaactgtggttgcattcagttccatagtgcAATACCCCAAAAATTTCTTTGTCAGAAAGAAAATTGGttaaatttagggttagggttaagaaaatcatacagtaatgataggagtcattaattttgtcaaaatgttaacttcaaaaaaataaaatctgccaaaaaatttgggtatggccccatacctgttttactttctggcagaaaccctgttagCCCATGTTCGTGGGTGGATGGTGGTGTGATGTGGGTGCACAGCTCAAGTAAATGTTTGTCCCAGAGCATAATTTGACCCTTTTAGAAATGCTACTCACCATAGTCTAGACATCCCACCCACCCGGAAAGTGTTTGACCTGTACCACTCTATATCAAAATTGAACCAAAGGCTCTTAAGACTAAtcctaaccattgaaaggggggtacaggtcgaactcatgcctttttttaaaagttggtTTAATTTGACGAGACTACTAAAGCagactggatgtcaaacattagataAGTCTGATACACTGTGTGGAAGATTGCAACAGTTTTCCAAATATTGACAACAAAGCAAAGGACCTTCATCATGATCTTGCAATTTCCCAGGCACAATCGTGACAATGACAATGAGTCACAATGACATGCAAAACAACACATGCCACCAGTCTTTAaaacatcaatttttttttaatggggaACTGGATGAGACGGTGTAggttggaaatgaaaacaaaaaccccagtGTCAATGAGTCAACCGGAGGGGTTTGATCCCAGGTACCTAAGAACCTTCATTTAGGTGAacacctttattttttatttatttttaaatgacagcagcagcaacagtgaCAACGACGACAACAAACCATTGGCACCGCCGACGGCACCGCCGACGGCATCCTTTCGCTGGAGTGTATTTCTCGGACGAAACCGCCACGGGAAGGCACGGCGTGTTTTATGTTGCTCGGAATCGGCCGAGGACTCTGTTGTTGGATTTGGCGGATCGTGAAGATTTCCTCCACCGACGACACAGAGTCGTTGTCGCTCACGTCGGACATGTTTGCCGTAGTACAATAAATATTAGCAACAATTTTGTGAATttagtattaaattaaaattactctGCTATACGTCTTGTCATTTTCATTGTTGACAACAAGCAAAACctgaagttaaaaaaaaagaggaatgtACGACTTTCTAAACGACTATCATCAGTATCAATGATATGTattttcctccttttttttgttattgccaGATTCGCAAAAATGGAAAATCTTTCAGGGTAAGATCATCTTTGAGCTAGACAGCTATAATAATGAcagtttgttagtttgttttgtttaacgacaccactagagcacactgattaattcatcattggctgttggatgtaaaacatttggtaattctgacacgtagatcctagtcatcagagaaaacccgctacatttttttttcattagtagcaagggatcttttatatacacttacccacagacagttgtggtgcactggttggaacgagaaaaaaactcCAACCAGCTGAAtaggtccaccgaggtggttcgatcatgcgacTAAGCTTTGtcaatggtttattttatttttttaaaacagcaaGAGAATTCTTAAAAATTAATGggacgtaaaacaaaaatatataaaaataataataaaaaaggagaaaaaagtgTGTTTACCGTTAGCCGACTCTACTAGCTAGAAAAAACAAGCGCGATTTTTTAGGTAGATGAAAAGAGTAAAAATGtagtaaaaagaagaaaaaataaaaaaataaaaaaaaaaaaaaaagagaaaaagaaaagaaagaaaagaaagaaagagaaaaaaacacgaTCGACCCTACCTAATATTTATTTCGGTACGTTTCCGAAAAcgcacaattattttttttctacgCCAGAGTAGAAAACAATGCTATGATGTTTGCTTTCATAATTGCGTGTATTGTTTAAACTTTCTTAAAATCCATAACATCCTTCTTTAACGGGTGATGTGGTTGTGCTTAAGTGTTAAAAAGAAGACGAAAAAGAGCAGGATATTTAAAATTCGCAACAAGGAATTATCTTCAAAAATAGATCACTTTAAGCAAAACCATTAAATCATTAAATTTGAAAAGCTGAATTTAATTGGACAAACACTTCATAACAGCTCAAGTAATTGGTCAAGCCTATTGAAAATGACTTAGCATCTTTaaatttcctttccttcccaATGTGTTTGCCTCGACTCTTGACGCAAAAGAGGTCTGTTTGAAACACGTGCGCTGTCTCCCACTCTCAACAATATCTAGTGCCCAATACGGTGTTCAATTTAGTCGCCTGCGAAATGGGAATCAACGCGGATTGATACAGTGGCCCATCGCGTCTCTGTTAACGTATTGATCTATATCGTCAAACTACAGACCGGATGTTAAAACCAATTTGAACAGAGCCACATTATTTACTCTGGAagattttatgtttaaaaaaaacaaaagcaatgagagagagagagagagagagagagagagagagagagagagagagagagagagagagagagagagagagagagagagagagagagagagagagagagagagagagagagagagagagagggagagagagagagagagagagagagagagagagagagagagagagagagagagaacgagagagagagagagagagagagagagagagagagagagagaagagggagagagagaggagagggagagggagagagagagagagagagggagagggagagagagagagagagagagagagagagagagagagagagagagagaaagagagaaagagaggtaGAGGTAGAGAGAGGTAGAAAGTGGTAGAAAgagagacaaagggagatagaGATACAaagacatagagatagagagagagagagagagagagagagagagagagagagagagagagagagagagagagagagagagagagagagagagagagagagagagagagagagagagagagagagaggtagagagagaggtAGAAAGTGGTAGAAAGAGAAACAAAGGGAGACAGAGatacaaagacagagagagagagagcgccagagagagagagagagagagagagagagagagagagagagagagagagagagagagagagagagagagagagagagagcgagcgaaatagagaaataaaagaaagagaGCATAAAATAAGAATAATATAGAGTATATAAGAAAGGCCATTAGATAtatacagtttattttattttattttccagaAGGGAGCGACAGGGGTTTGCAATACCCTTCTTAACCACAATATATAAAGCTAAATTGCCCTAAACACGCATCTCTGAGCGTCTTTATTTCCCAAATTTTCACGGAGCATGTTCCTTAATCCATTACAGAACTGGCTCCTTTTGGAACCTCGGCTCATTTGCTTTTGGCATACTCGATCTGAACCCGTAATACATAATCAGGACCGAGTccaatgggtatttggcaagaTAGTGGTTGTTTCCACGAATCTCTGTGTAgcgcctcgtctataggacagcctcTCCCATGgatatcctttactggagatttcgtCCCTCTTGCAGCGCCACAATGAGGACTGCCCTTTTTAGATTTTGTGACCCCACTTTACAAAACCCTAGAACCGCCGCTGGGCCCACAACAATTTTCTTCAAAACATAcataacgagcgaaagcgagtggGATACATTTTTGCACAAGTTGTCTTCTGAatacgaatgtagtattctaaatttatttcttaaatatccCCAAAACaagatttaaattttttttagagaCATGTTTAGTCACATGAgaaaagttattaaattaaagttgCAATTTTGCCATACCATAACCTATTTTATTATCAGTTACcagtgtaaaatataaacacaattccattttttttttatcgctaTCTATGTACAGTTAACTTATTGCATTGTTAGCTTTCTCCATAAACATATAAATCTGTCGCCATGAATGTTTTTAATACTCTGTAACTCAAAACAGCGGTTAAAATGGAGactaatacattgaaaaaagatagaaaaataatttagatCACCGAGTTTAGACAAAGAATATCGAGGAATGACGAGcgatgtaaagtttgttttgtttaacgataccactagaacacaacgatttattaatcatcggctaatgaatTCAACCATTTGGCAATTTCGACAGATatgcttagagaggaaacccgctacaattttccattagtagcaagggatctttcatatgcaccatctcactgacaggatagcacataccacggccttgctataccagtcgtggtgcactggatggagcgagaaatagcccaatgggcggaCCTGTATTTTCTAGGCGGACAGGGATGAAAACCTTggattaattgtttttatgggCTAATGTATAACAAGTATGAATACTGATGTCTTGTAATTTAAGTACACGCATGCGGCAAAATTTATTTACTTGCAgatgtaaattatattattgaatGAAGTATGTAATTGTTAAGTCAATGCATTTTTTTTCGAACACTATTCAGTCACACTAATTTAAATTGAGAGGATCATTGCGGAAGTGCggaactttattaacgtgcccatatccaattaaggttcaggcacgcccaccccggacttagcctctgacttcgccagcgACCAATTCCGGGGCCGGGGGGAGAGGATCATTAACACCTCGTTAAGTGGAACATTATAACAGTAATGCCCAGTGTTTAAAGAACAAGCACTCTTGTTCTTCTGAGAAATTACATCATTaggagttatctcccttacaTTTGCTTCCCCCCAAGGACCACTAGctactaacccattgtcctggacaaactgcccatatagctgaggtgtgtgcccataacaacgtgcttgaatcttaattggaaggaaagaaatgttttatttaacgacgcactcaacacattttatgtacggtcatatggcgttgGGCATATGGTAAAAAttaccacacagatactgagagagtaaacccgctatcgccactgcatggactactcttttcgattggcagcaatgcttctttatatgcaccatcacagacaggataacacataccacggcctttgaaataccagtcgcggagcactggctaaaacgagaaatagcccaacgagcccaccgacgggaatcgatcctagatcgatcgcgcatcaggcgagcgctgttccactgagctacgtcccgcccctgaattgtaattggatataagcacgaaaaaaagttgaaatgacttgaaatacaaatataaatatataacagaatagTAAGTTAATTTAGTTGGTACGTACAAATGATTAACAGATGAAAAAATAcagataatgtttgtttttttaattttcagaaaaAGTAACgaacatgtttatattttattaaataaaacactttttacaTCATAACGAGCGAATGATGATGTCTAGAGTGTGTATGTAGATCCGCCCCTCGTATAACCCTGATCCGCATATACCATTACATTTAAGGGCGAATATTATCAAATCAGTATTCCATGTGCGTACAGTTCGTTTTCCATCAACGATCACCCACATTTATGTATGGTGTCAAACGACACAATCATTAAGAGATCTCACTACGTATAAACAGGGCGATAATGGCGCCCGCATACACTACACAAACGGAATGAACAAAGCACAGAGTcgtgtttaaaattattaataccCAGTCGTGTTCAGATTCGCATTAAAAACAATTGACTCATTCATACCCACGTCAAAAAACACGACCTTgttctataataaaaaaaaacacgcgcgcacacacacacacacacacacgcgcgtgcgcgcgcacacacacacagagacgtgcatacacacatactcacgcacacgcgcgcacacacacacacacacaaaccatacaaacacatacactcacaaacacacacacagacaaacatacatacatgcatacacacactcactcactctcacacacacgcacacacatacacacagacagacagacgtacatgcatatacacacactcactcacacaaacatacacgcacgcacacacacacacacacacacacacttacaaaaacacacaccgacacacaccgacacacacaccgaaacacacacacacacacacacacacacacacacacacatacacccacaccgacacacacacccctacatacactcacaaacacacacacagacaaacatacatgcatacacacactcacacacacacacgcacacacacacacacacacacacacacatacacacagacagacagacagacatacatgcatatacacactcactcacacaaacatacacgaacacacacacactcacaaaaaCAGACACcgacacacaccgacacacacaccgaaacacacacacacacacaccgacacacacacccctacgTACGCACACACCAATTGTACGCCAACACAATCATTTCTATGACTATGAGCTGTTTAAATAGCTGACTTTTTGCATGTTGATAAACAACAGCCCCcaagacacacacaaactcgCAGACACAAAAATTGAGACGTCTAATGACAATGTGACACTCTGCGATTGAAGCTAAacattgaatttattattttctcgGTCGCTTTATGAGAATGGTTGCAGCGAGTGCGTGTCAGTCAGTGTGGTAGTTTACGTCACATCGACCTCGATGGCGCCGTGGTTAATCTAACGGCAACGGCCTCGTATCGGTGGTATGCTGGTTAAGAATTGAACTCAAAGCCGGTAGATagtgggttcgcatcccggtactaGCTTCGATACAAAATGAGGTTTAACGGATTATTGGTAAAGTGTAAGAATAACAAAAAAAGCAAGAATAGTGAACTtccttacacacccgttgatcagaacaccatgcattattttttatgacacatagttgtttacacatgtacgtgtgttaacaatttcaagacatatgactggctgctcctaggtgatgaccaagtcaccaatgccatacgtccaataaaaaaaacccagcacggtggaaatcgattacactgtcacgtatagttaacctggcaatctgtgtctgtgacgcgtaagtcataCAAGTGCAAATGGTTGTAAATATCTAtgtaaagatgttaaaatttgcttaaaacctggtttttgaggatatgtaagaaatagaataatacattcgtgtccgttagatatcatttatctcacaactcgttgtttaaaaacgtatcaaactcgctttcgctcgttagatacattttaaaccaacacgttgtgagataaaatgatatctaacgaccactcatgtattattctctatttatttacATGGATTAACGTAGATTTAACTTTGGTTTTACTAATCTGACACCAGCCTGGATTTCAACAGCCCTTGAAGGaaaaggaaagtttgttttgttcaacaacaccactagagcacattgatatattaatcatcggctattggatgtcaaacagcaTGCCTCCCACTTTtattgatccagtagcagcagcgatatggtttatatctatctatctatctatctatctatctatctatctatatgtatgtatgtatgtatgtgtgtgtgtgtgtgtgtgtgtgtgtgtgtgtgtgtgtgtgtgtgcgtgtgcgtgtgtgtgtttggcaccttcctacaccactgacTGATTTAAATCCACGTTCATGTAGCTGGGGTGCTCCGAATCCCAATGCGGGAATTACCGACCATTCAGACAAGAACGATAGAGTCAAACAAACTATACCAAAACTAAGACATCTCTGTCCTGAACAGATCTGGCGCAAATCAGAACTCGTGCccaggatggacgtgcctgaaccttcagtggatatgagcacgttaatagagttttccTTTCCTCCCTAAGACATTATACTGTTATGATCAGATAGTTGCTCTGAAGGTTCTTGAGGGCTCCGTTTTTAATACTAAATTCGTTTTATGGCAGAGAGGCTTTATTCATTCACTTAAGGAaacgtacatataaaatactccTAGCTGTTTTCTCAGTAGGGGTAgtatctgtatgtctgtttgtatgcgtctccctccctcccctctctgtgtgtctgtctctgtgtgtgtgtgtgtgtgtgtgtgtgtgtgtgtctgtctgtctgtctgtctgtctgtctctctgtgtctctctctctctctctctctctctttttctttcttccccccccccccaccaccaccaaatttAAACCACCGAATGCCATGAGTCCTGTTGCACCGAGGGCCAGTTTCCAGTTTGTGTACAATTAGTCTTTAAAaacatatagagaatactacatgagtgaccgttaaataccatttatattaTAACGAGTTGTTTCAACACGCATTTAACAAGAGAAATctagttggatacgtttttaaacgatttgtaaaattttgtaagataaattattaaattgtatctaacggacatggctgtagtattctatttcttacatataacTAAAACAACATAAGGTTTTTAAATCGGTTTAACGTTTGTTTTACCAACCGTGAGTTATGTACAGCGCTTACTCTTGCAGCTAACTTGTATGTCAAATATAGTGATCAGTTTCACTCGtgttaatttcattggatgtattTTTAGACTCCAACTCATAATTATGGGGAATCAGATGCTTTTAAATTGACTTCTTATTAATGTGACATCGCTGTGTGATAATAAGAATATCACAAGGTGTTCCCTCCAACGGATATGgaagtaaatgaatgaatgaatgaataaattaatgtttaatgacaccccagcacaaacatacacattggctattgggtgtcacaaatggtaagtatatgaacatattatggtatggaaataaaatacacaatgtagTTCTGATGGTGTTACTTCCTTGCCAGCTTCAGGTGGGTAACACACAGTACAACGCCATCATATTGTAGAAATCGTTAATAAAATTTGCATCGTGTGAATGCACGTTTATCTATAAAGGGGTTTCAGCTATTAATACATACCTATCAGATTGGACTTCGGTATGACGAGAAAGCGGGAGATCGTCTCAAGTGTTAAAATACGCACGTAACTCGCGATAATTCAGACCAACTATAGCGGATGTATCAATTATACAGACCTCTTGAGATGCTACTAACTACACACTCTCTCCCCTGTAGACAACAAAAGCCAAAGAAACTGGTCTtcagtacataataaagatGCAGAGGGTGGTACTTGTGACGTGTGATTTAGAATATCTTATTGTTCAGTTtgtgatttgttttcttctccAGTCGCCATGTTTAGTCCTGATTCAAACTCAGACTTAGTCCCGAATATATACGCCATACATTTTATTCCAAtttccatttgtttttttgtgcttatatccaattaagattcaagtacgCTATCCTGGataaacacctcagctatctggcctcGTT includes the following:
- the LOC121368723 gene encoding LOW QUALITY PROTEIN: BTB/POZ domain-containing protein KCTD7-like (The sequence of the model RefSeq protein was modified relative to this genomic sequence to represent the inferred CDS: deleted 1 base in 1 codon) gives rise to the protein MSDVSDNDSVSSVEEIFTIRQIQQQSPRPIPSNIKHAVPSRGGFVREIHSSERMPSAVPSAVPMQLCPARENNNTVLLGKFPPIITLNVGGVLHMTRLSTLLKYSDSMLAALFSGRYQVDQDKDGYYFLDSNGTVFSHILEYLRYGTLPPNDMVLSVYRESEYYGLHSLTEKLELKPEIASLQVKESHRAQFPGYNNTRDEIIRTAIANAAVSKVGEVIVHAFRKEFTPRVQNFNPNHGCIVEQAHVTIGPWDSTASEEMLIKCLETDLMDEGYVVKPHESRRKCKYYYGQTCQKFVFKITIVFE